In a genomic window of Gloeomargarita sp. SKYB120:
- a CDS encoding TetR/AcrR family transcriptional regulator: protein MAYIKRTREDILRSIVDVVHQHGFRATGLKELLAVSQTSAGSIYNYFGNKDELGHALIDYQWKNIRDKVIWPAIASCDEPIAQLLAVIDAIEQRHLHEPNCAGCLLGNLIVDLAGSDDAFRKHLITVFDEWQGIFTRLLEQGKQQLRPEIVPEQLAEQILTYMEGTLLMSRLYDQGDERHHLRRGFSYIRQLLKDACIKH from the coding sequence ATGGCCTATATCAAGCGAACACGTGAGGACATCCTACGTTCTATCGTAGATGTTGTTCACCAGCACGGATTTCGTGCAACTGGTTTGAAAGAGCTGTTGGCGGTCAGTCAAACCAGCGCCGGCAGTATATACAACTACTTTGGGAACAAAGACGAGCTAGGGCATGCACTGATTGATTATCAATGGAAGAACATCAGGGATAAGGTGATATGGCCAGCGATCGCTTCTTGCGACGAACCGATTGCCCAGCTACTGGCGGTCATTGATGCTATCGAGCAGCGCCATTTGCATGAGCCAAACTGCGCCGGATGTCTATTAGGCAACTTGATTGTGGACTTAGCCGGTTCAGATGATGCTTTTAGAAAGCATCTGATAACTGTTTTTGACGAATGGCAAGGAATTTTTACCAGGTTGCTCGAACAGGGGAAGCAGCAGCTCCGGCCCGAGATTGTTCCAGAGCAGCTTGCAGAGCAAATACTGACTTATATGGAAGGCACCTTGCTCATGAGCCGTCTTTATGACCAAGGAGACGAACGTCATCACCTCAGACGTGGCTTTAGCTACATCCGCCAGCTCCTAAAGGATGCCTGTATCAAACACTAA